The DNA segment AATGAATCATTGATGTTAAATCAAATTGAAACGATTGTGGCTCCTGGTCCTTTATCTCATTCGTTATCACTCTATGCTTGTGTTTATGCTTTATATAGTGGTAGAACCTTTGAAGGCCAGCATCACTTCAATGCCCAACGTTTGTTACAAAATATTGAGCAAGCACAACAAAACGTGGCGATGTTTTTAGTACCTACGATGCTCGCAGCGTGCACGGCTACAAAAGATGAGCTAACACAAACGCATCATATTTTTTCTACTGGTGATAAATTGCATGACCATTTTAGAGAAAGAGTAAGACATACCTTTCCAAAGAGTGTATTGATAGAATTTTTCGGCACATCAGAAGCGAGTTTTATTAGTTATAACTATGATAATCAAGCGCCTACCCATTCTGTTGGGAAGTTATTTTCAAATGTAGAAGTTAAATTATCTCATCAAGATGAACATCATATAGGGTTATTACAGGTGTGTAGTGATATGGTATTTAGTGGATACGTAGATAGTGGATCGATGCATTCACTTGATTGGATTGAAACAGGGGATTATGCGTCCGTCGATTGTAACGGCTATTTATTTCTACATGGAAGAAAGCATGATCGCATGATAATTGGAGGTCGCAACGTGTTCCCACAAGTAATTGAAAGGGTAGCGATGACGTATCCCGAAATAGAAGAAGTAGTGGTCATGGGGGTGCCTCATCATCGCTTTGGTGAAATTGCGTGTATGTTGTATACCGCCTCAGAAACTCTTTCAAAATCAACGCTAAGAACGTATTTATCAAATCGATTAGCACGTTATCAAATACCTTCTAAAATAATTCAAGTTCCTCGTATGAACTATACTGCAAGTGGTAAAATTGCGCGCTCAGAAATGAAGTCTTTGTATTTAAATGGGAGGTATAAGCCATGAAAGAAGCAGTGATTGTTGCAGCAAAACGAACAGCATTCGGTAAGTTTGGGGGCACATTGAAACACATAGAGCCTGAAATGTTGCTTAAACCTTTATTTCAACACTTTCAGTCTTATTATCCAGAAGCAATGGCGAAAGTGGATGATGTTATTTTAGGGAATGTTGTGGGTAATGACGGCAATATTGCGAGAAAGTCATTGTTAGAAGCAGGGATGTCTAAATCCATCCCTGGTGTCACTATAGATAGACAGTGTGGTTCAGGGTTAGATGCAGTTACGACTGCTTGTCGTATGATTCAAGCGCAAGCAGGTTCGATTTATATCGTAGGTGGAGTAGAAAGTACCAGTCGAGCACCTTGGAAGATTCAGAGGCCCCAATCTGTTTATGATGCACCAACGCCTGCGTTTTTCGAGCGCGCGTCATTCGCTCCTGAGGGGCAAGATGTTTCGATGATTGAAGCGGCTGAAAATGTAGCGCAACGTTATAATATTTCTCGACAAGCCCAAGATGAATATGCATGGAAGAGTCACCAAAAAACGATAGCTTCTT comes from the Staphylococcus hsinchuensis genome and includes:
- a CDS encoding AMP-binding protein — protein: MELLNRLKRYTKERPHQCAFRFDQATLNYGELYDRVMQIKHRIAHIPKQTYVGLTLSHPMDTMIYYLALLMHECVPCLLDHRWSREQQDQLIRHYGLSYLVDDTQRVHINKDVTNQFTSDIEGLLHIGFTSGTTGLPKAYYRNEYSWIISFEENESLMLNQIETIVAPGPLSHSLSLYACVYALYSGRTFEGQHHFNAQRLLQNIEQAQQNVAMFLVPTMLAACTATKDELTQTHHIFSTGDKLHDHFRERVRHTFPKSVLIEFFGTSEASFISYNYDNQAPTHSVGKLFSNVEVKLSHQDEHHIGLLQVCSDMVFSGYVDSGSMHSLDWIETGDYASVDCNGYLFLHGRKHDRMIIGGRNVFPQVIERVAMTYPEIEEVVVMGVPHHRFGEIACMLYTASETLSKSTLRTYLSNRLARYQIPSKIIQVPRMNYTASGKIARSEMKSLYLNGRYKP